In the Brassica napus cultivar Da-Ae chromosome A7, Da-Ae, whole genome shotgun sequence genome, one interval contains:
- the LOC106354841 gene encoding pentatricopeptide repeat-containing protein At1g80550, mitochondrial-like — protein sequence MLFSIYLRRFDRLRIVSSPSVRLLSAKPVSDEKLRCQADESSYDQKTVCEAITCYSNDWQKALEFFNWVEKESGFQHTTETFNRMIDVLGKYFEFDASWALVNRMKENPVSIPNHVTFRIIFKRYVTAHLVQEAIDAYDRLDDFNLRDETSFHNLVDALCEHKHVVEAEELCFGKSVVGVRNTTKIHNLILRGWSKLGWWGKCKEYWEKMDHEGVVKDLFSYSIYMDIMCKSGKPWKAVNLYKEMKRKRIKLDVVAYNTVIRAIGASEGVDFGVRVFKEMKERGCEPNVATHNTVIKLLCEEGRVKDAYGMLDEMPKRGCQPDSITYMCFFARMEKPSEILGLFGRMIRSGVRPRMDTYVMLMRKFERWGFLQPVLHVWKTMKESGDTPDSAAYNAMIDALIQKGMLEMAKEYEDEMVERGLSPRRRPELVETSLEETLVCR from the coding sequence ATGCTCTTCTCGATATATCTCCGGCGATTCGATCGACTTCGAATCGTTTCTTCACCCTCCGTTCGGCTTCTATCTGCAAAACCAGTTTCCGACGAGAAGCTCCGATGTCAGGCGGACGAGTCCAGCTACGATCAGAAAACAGTATGCGAAGCGATCACATGCTACAGCAACGACTGGCAAAAGGCGTTGGAGTTTTTCAACTGGGTCGAGAAGGAATCCGGATTCCAACACACCACCGAGACGTTCAACCGTATGATCGATGTTCTCGGTAAGTACTTCGAGTTCGATGCTTCCTGGGCTTTGGTTAACCGGATGAAGGAGAACCCGGTTTCGATTCCCAATCACGTCACTTTCCGTATAATCTTTAAGCGTTACGTAACTGCGCATCTCGTTCAGGAGGCGATAGATGCTTACGATAGGTTAGATGATTTCAATTTGAGAGACGAGACGTCTTTTCATAATCTTGTGGATGCGCTTTGCGAGCATAAGCATGTGGTTGAAGCAGAGGAGCTCTGTTTCGGGAAGAGTGTGGTTGGTGTGAGGAATACTACTAAGATTCATAACTTGATTCTTCGCGGGTGGTCTAAGCTGGGATGGTGGGGGAAGTGCAAGGAGTATTGGGAGAAGATGGATCACGAAGGTGTTGTGAAGGATCTGTTTTCGTATTCTATTTACATGGATATTATGTGTAAGAGTGGGAAGCCTTGGAAAGCTGTGAACTTGTACAaggagatgaagaggaagaggatcaAACTCGATGTTGTTGCGTACAACACTGTTATTCGCGCCATTGGAGCATCGGAAGGCGTTGACTTTGGTGTTAGAGTGTTTAAGGAGATGAAGGAGAGAGGCTGTGAGCCTAACGTTGCGACTCATAACACGGTTATTAAGCTTTTATGTGAAGAAGGGAGGGTGAAGGATGCGTATGGGATGCTTGACGAGATGCCTAAGAGAGGTTGTCAGCCGGATTCTattacttatatgtgtttctttGCCCGTATGGAGAAACCGAGCGAGATCTTGGGTCTGTTTGGTAGGATGATAAGGAGCGGGGTTAGGCCGAGGATGGATACTTATGTGATGCTTATGAGGAAGTTTGAGAGATGGGGGTTTCTTCAGCCGGTTTTGCATGTGTGGAAGACGATGAAAGAGTCTGGGGATACTCCTGATTCGGCTGCGTATAACGCTATGATTGACGCTTTGATTCAGAAAGGGATGCTGGAGATGGCTAAGGAGTATGAAGATGAAATGGTTGAAAGAGGGCTATCTCCGAGGAGAAGGCCTGAGTTGGTAGAAACGTCACTAGAAGAAACGCTAGTCTGTAGATAA